The sequence tccccccaggttttggctatagtAAGAATGTTCCTTCAGGACCAGCACAaattcagaacccttcagataaaaaGATCACGAGTTTAGAAGAGACTCTCGCCTCGTTTATTCGAAGCTCTGAAAATATCAACCAAACGGTTGCACAAGGGataaaaaatagtaaaaatataggttatgcaaactcccaggctatttccgagttaaaaaaacCAGGTTAATCAGATAAATGAGACTTTGAGAGAAAAATGCgagtttcctagtcagacacaACCTAAtcttagaggagttcatgaagtaggtggaaAACCATcagatcatgtgaatgctattaaaacccatAGGattggtagagtgatagacaacaaggttccCATGCCTGATACTGAACATGTTGTAGCAAAGTAGTCGAAATTGTTCCCCGGTCCTACTCGGTTGGGGAGCTTGGAGCGAGGAGCAATAAGTTCGGACTTGAAAATCGCCAAAACTCGGTCTAATACTCAAAATCTATTTATTAGAGACTTTTATATTACTTttcataaatcatgatttttacccaagtaaaattaaaattttaacatTATCATGTAATTAAGTGTGTAATATAGTTATATTGAACGTATTTATCATGTATTTAAAGGTTTTTATACTTGATAACTCCCTTTTGAGgggttatttttttatttattttagtgcATGAAAGTCCAACTCGGGAAAATCAATTAACTCGTTTTGCTCAAAAATCGGTCCAAATCGGCAAAATCATCCGCCTTAATCGTTAAATCAGAAATGGATTGGAATCGGAAATCGCCTCGGTCATATAACCTGTACCGATTACTCGGCGAGTAATCAGCCTTGGAGAGCGATTTTGACTACACtgtgttgtagttcacccttctgaaccagaaactgaagaGATTGAtaaagtctctaaagagaccgatGAGGTTCCTTATAAGCCTAGTTTTGTTCCCAAAGCCCCATTTCCACAATTGTTAGTACCAACTAAGAAGGAGTCCACTTTTAATGATATTTTGGAAGTTTTTAAGCAGGccactatcaaccttccattattagatgcaattaggcagattcctccttatgccaagttcctGGAGGACTTGtatacgcgaaagcgtaagcttaatgtccagaagaaagccttgtgtacgcgaaagcgtaagcttcgtgcacaaacttgatcgactgggatcctactagatctagtttatcttttAACAGACTTATTATTTACTATTCGTATTTAGATCGataagctatcatttggtggtactcttcagtatcaAAATTTGGTAGTTCAGTTTGACTCAATTTGGTTAACTTGTTCAATacagatctaaacccgacaaaggagtttaattgattttaaacagAAAAGTCTTTATCACGCTCAACTATAATATCTCTAATTGATTTCCCGAGATAGGAGAtcgtggttaccaaacaaattagtGTTTTACTATTCGGAAGACGATcgaaagggttgagtgcttaatGTCTTCAGAGagactgaagcaacttaagatagtggattttgtcttaggattcacgtgcgtaggccagattggttgtaggcgcagggatactgaggaaactaggtaactagggttaatttacttggtctcaactctaCGAAGTAGGTAGCGTCTTTGTATAAAGGATTAATTCAAAGaatattcaaaactagactaggtcccggagttttctgcatttgctgtttcctcgttgaaaaaatcttgttgtgtgcttttactttactttctgcattataatttgcttaagttataattaaagtaattggaCTCGTACGTTAATACcaagcacttgatattgatcctatagtaaatcggtCTTGTACCGCAACTATTATCAAatgattatcttgttgttgtattgtctcgagttctttatccatagacgaccacacaaggtataggacttataggttggtatcgaaataaataatcgaaaactaaaataacgatacgatttagtttcccaccaacggtattactaaaagattcttgatcccaaaaagGACTTTAAACGAATGCCACACAACAGATcttacctaattagattactctcctctatcAACGAGTATGTATACGAGTGGGCTTCGCACACAAGTGGttagacaatattttcatgtgatgAGTTTGTACGAATACATTATAGTGTAAATGACCAAGGTTTAATAATTCCGAAAATCCTAATGATATGCAATAATagtatattttcggttttgaaaaattCCAACTATAAtcctaaagatatgcaataataaTATATCCTAAAAAAagtattaacaaaaaaatatttttacatgGAATTTGTaaagttaaaataaaaaattattaaattaCAAATGAAATCAATTTATTCTTGGAAAATATTGTTTATTCATGAATCTAATTCACAATACTCTGTAGCAAACGAGAGCGAATTATCCATAATATTATACAAAATCCTTTTATTAGATTGTTGCATTGCTCCAAACATAAAAGCCGGTGATTTAGTATTCCCTCGGGAAATACCTAAACAAACAATTTCATCAAATATTATGAAATTGGCTTTATAATCTGAAATGACGTAGTCGGACTGTTGAAAATGAAGTGTTATAGAAGGATATTTACTAATATCAAATCTTCCTCGTAGGcggaaacaaacataaaaactttGGTGAGAACCAATATATTCAATGTCGATCTCGTTAAAATGTTCCTTCACCAAATCTGCAACTCTATCAAAATGATCCTTATACATAATGGATATTGGGGTACCAGAATCTATAGCAGTACCGCCTTCTCCTTTACTACTAAGCTTGAAAGTACCTCTAGAAAATCTTACTCTTTTGTTTCCTACACTAATATCTTCTAGATTTAAGTAATAGAGTTGCGTTCGAAACTTAGGCACAACAATGGGAGTTGTATATACTTTTTGACCTGCACCTCCAATTTTTGCATCTGCACCAAACCTTAAATATGTATCTGATCCCTCAATATTCGGGTTAACGTCTCGAAGCAATAAGAAAATTTTCCTTGTCCGGCATCACCTAATTGGTTTAGGAAAGACCATTGTCCCGACCCTAAGCCGAGTATTCCTGCAATAAGATCAGGTTGGCCATATAAATGATTATATCCAATAAAATTTTCGAAATTCTCTTGGATAAAACCACAACCCGTGTATTTTAATGTTTTCAAGACCACCAGCGTCGGAGCCTATAGTGAGTTTTTCTTCGGCAAAAATACCAGATGTAACTGATCCAGTCATATAGCTTGCTACGTAAGTGCATTGACCATCAACATTAAATTTATCTCCTTTACAAAGAGGATGTGTATTACAAGCAACATGACGATATGTAGTTGACGAATTCCAAGGATAAAGTGGCATATCTTGAGTGAAAGATTTAGTGGCACCTTTGCACTGAAGCCATGTTTGATCACTACCTGTATCAATCATCAAATAGTAATTCATGAATGACTTTCGTCTACCAGGAAAGGTACCTAAACCAATTTTTACAACGTAAAACATTCTTGGTTCGTAAACTACAGGCAGACGTGCAACATCAGGATCCATAGAACGTGTTTCATTTATCTGGACTAATATTTGTGACTCGATGTAACGTGCTTGAGATCTGGATTGTTCGACGAGTCTTTGAAGCCTTTCATCTCGTGTTAAATGGTTACCGGGATACAAAAGTGATTCTTTGGAGTCTATATGAATCATCTTCATACCAAATCCTTTCTTTAGATACACCGCGATGACTGAGTTTAATAGTAGCGAAACATGAGTGATTGttataagaaaaatgaaaaaatttattCCCATTTTTGAGATAAAACGAATTTTGATGGACACAACTGTGTGCAATTTTGTACTTTCATATATAGTACTATATAGGGAAATGATACATTGAATGCCACTTGGTACAACACATAGATATCCCAGTTGCATTGACTCACAAAGGATTATCAAGATTTATCATGAAAGCATATTAATTATATCTTTGgatatcaaaatttattaagaaaTCATGTCAATTAAATCTTTGGATATCAAAATTTATGGAAAAAGTATCAATTATATCTTTAGATATCAAGATTTATTGAGGAATCATATTAATTAACAAATATTTATAATCAAGATTTGTTAAGAAAGCACAACGATATTGTGACAATTGTGGCTTTTCttctgtttttgagtttgatttcgcCAACGGGGATAGAGGCTTAGTTGAAGCCATAACTGAGAGATGGTGGAGTAAAACGAAGAGCTTTCATTTTCAAGAGTTTGAAATTGTCCTCCTTCCTGTAGATGGgtacatgttaacgggaattcccACTGGTGACCCTGGTAAACGACCAGTAGTTATGCCGCAGTTGGGTAGTGATCTAACATATCATGCTCTAGATGATTTATATTTCTTCATGTTGTATGGGACCCTAAGAAAAATTCGTTATCCTTGGTTGTCTTGAAAAACTACATTAACAATAGACAAAACTAGGACAATACTGGATATGCAGACACATTGATAAGAGCATTCTTTATGtggtgttttggtcattttcttcTTACGGATTCTAGTGGAAGAGTAGATAAGCGTTGGGTTATATTGTTGGCTGATTTAGATAGAGTTGGGGAATATGATTGGGGTATAGCTTCATTAGGTAATACCCTTGCTTTGTCAGATACCTGGAGATCATGATGAtgttttcccaaagatttgtCTCTTCAAGAAGACTAACATTGTATCAAAAAAGAGAGGACATAGAGGAGGCCAAAAGGATACTAGGAAACACTCAGTCACAAGCGCAAGAACACAGATTGACACTAGAACAAGtgcattgata comes from Papaver somniferum cultivar HN1 chromosome 7, ASM357369v1, whole genome shotgun sequence and encodes:
- the LOC113295967 gene encoding probable aspartic protease At2g35615, coding for MGINFFIFLITITHVSLLLNSVIAVYLKKGFGMKMIHIDSKESLLYPGNHLTRDERLQRLVEQSRSQARYIESQILVQINETRSMDPDVARLPVVYEPRMFYVVKIGLGTFPGRRKSFMNYYLMIDTGSDQTWLQCKGATKSFTQDMPLYPWNSSTTYRHVACNTHPLCKGDKFNVDGQCTYVASYMTGSVTSDAKIGGAGQKVYTTPIVVPKFRTQLYYLNLEDISVGNKRVRFSRGTFKLSSKGEGGTAIDSGTPISIMYKDHFDRVADLVKEHFNEIDIEYIGSHQSFYVCFRLRGRFDISKYPSITLHFQQSDYVISDYKANFIIFDEIVCLGISRGNTKSPAFMFGAMQQSNKRILYNIMDNSLSFATEYCELDS